A genomic segment from uncultured Marinifilum sp. encodes:
- a CDS encoding IS66 family transposase: protein MSLKLENKNKDELLELIQKQNLLIQENEQIITSQQNYIKQLQRIAFGSKSERFAKGSVDENQLSLSFEELAQKDKDIKDETVKEKISYTRKKASNHKGRNKLPEHLPVREIIINPEENINGLKKIGEERTEILEYTPGKFFKLVLIRPKYEKENQEGVLIANMPSRPIEKCLAGNALLSSILINKYVDHLPLYRQRQIFKRADIEIAPSTIDSWVQQLGDLLNPLYEAMVNTVKNDGYLQADETPTRVLDKQKKGKTHRGFYWVYHSPLKRMVVFDYQKRRNKDAPRKILNEFAGYLQTDGYKVYDQYKNKKEVTHLACWAHARRYFEKALDQDQTRAEFAMLQIQKIYAIEREISDLSADQKKAVRLEKSLPVLNNFGKWICNESKLVLPKSPIGKAFLYAINLWDSLLAYLYNGELLIDNNPIENSIRPNALGRKNYLFAGSHEGAKRTAMFYTFFGTCKMHNVDPQKWLNSVLEQIADHKVNKLYELFPQNLM, encoded by the coding sequence ATGAGTTTAAAGCTGGAAAATAAGAACAAAGATGAACTTTTGGAGTTAATTCAAAAGCAAAATTTGTTGATTCAGGAAAATGAACAGATCATTACCAGCCAACAAAACTATATCAAACAATTACAGCGCATTGCATTTGGTAGTAAAAGTGAACGTTTTGCAAAAGGTTCTGTTGACGAAAATCAATTAAGCCTATCTTTCGAAGAACTTGCCCAAAAAGATAAAGATATAAAGGATGAAACCGTAAAGGAAAAGATCAGTTATACCCGTAAAAAAGCCAGCAATCATAAAGGAAGAAACAAATTGCCGGAACATTTGCCTGTGCGTGAAATCATCATTAATCCGGAAGAAAATATAAATGGCTTAAAGAAAATTGGCGAGGAAAGAACCGAGATTTTAGAATATACACCAGGTAAGTTTTTCAAGTTGGTTTTAATTCGTCCAAAATACGAAAAAGAAAATCAGGAAGGTGTCTTAATTGCTAATATGCCCTCACGTCCCATTGAAAAATGTTTGGCCGGAAATGCCCTTTTATCTTCTATTTTGATTAATAAATATGTGGATCATCTGCCATTGTATCGTCAACGCCAGATTTTCAAACGAGCTGATATCGAAATTGCTCCATCAACTATCGATTCATGGGTACAGCAGTTGGGTGATCTGTTAAATCCGCTGTATGAAGCCATGGTAAATACTGTTAAAAATGATGGTTACCTGCAGGCTGATGAAACGCCAACCCGGGTTTTAGATAAACAGAAAAAAGGCAAAACCCATCGTGGATTTTATTGGGTTTATCATTCGCCGCTAAAACGGATGGTTGTTTTCGATTATCAAAAGAGGCGAAATAAGGATGCTCCCCGAAAAATATTGAATGAATTTGCCGGATATTTGCAAACCGACGGATATAAAGTTTACGATCAGTATAAAAATAAAAAAGAAGTTACCCATTTGGCCTGTTGGGCTCATGCCCGCCGATATTTTGAAAAAGCACTGGATCAAGATCAAACCAGAGCCGAATTTGCAATGCTCCAAATTCAAAAGATATATGCCATTGAAAGAGAAATATCAGATTTATCTGCTGATCAGAAAAAAGCTGTTCGCCTGGAAAAATCGCTTCCGGTTTTGAATAATTTTGGAAAATGGATTTGTAATGAAAGCAAGTTGGTACTTCCCAAAAGTCCCATTGGAAAGGCATTTTTATATGCCATTAATTTATGGGATAGTCTGCTGGCATATCTATATAACGGAGAATTGTTGATCGATAACAATCCTATTGAAAACAGTATTCGTCCCAATGCACTTGGTCGCAAAAATTACCTGTTTGCAGGATCGCATGAAGGTGCAAAAAGAACAGCTATGTTCTATACATTCTTTGGAACCTGTAAAATGCACAATGTAGATCCTCAAAAATGGCTCAATTCAGTACTTGAACAAATTGCAGATCATAAAGTGAATAAATTGTATGAGCTATTTCCTCAGAATTTAATGTAG
- the tnpB gene encoding IS66 family insertion sequence element accessory protein TnpB (TnpB, as the term is used for proteins encoded by IS66 family insertion elements, is considered an accessory protein, since TnpC, encoded by a neighboring gene, is a DDE family transposase.) encodes MIAISTNTKIFVYSQPCDMRKGFDGLSGLVQNRMQLDPMNGYLFVFFNKNRTHVKILSWDSDGFCIYYKRLEKGTFKRPTARIDTPNFELTNEELFMILQGIDFEKCKKRRRYLSTNFVD; translated from the coding sequence ATGATTGCAATTTCAACCAACACAAAAATATTTGTCTACAGTCAGCCTTGTGATATGCGCAAGGGCTTCGATGGCTTATCGGGTCTGGTACAAAACAGGATGCAATTGGATCCTATGAATGGATACCTTTTTGTGTTTTTTAATAAAAACAGGACTCATGTAAAGATATTATCCTGGGATAGCGATGGATTTTGTATTTATTACAAACGTTTGGAAAAAGGCACTTTTAAGCGACCAACAGCACGAATTGATACTCCTAATTTTGAGTTAACTAATGAAGAATTATTCATGATTTTACAGGGAATTGATTTTGAAAAATGCAAGAAACGTAGAAGATATTTATCTACAAATTTTGTTGATTAA
- a CDS encoding exonuclease SbcCD subunit D C-terminal domain-containing protein, which translates to MRILHTSDWHIGQRLHGKDRFDEHENFFNWILHIINEKQIDLLLIAGDIFDVGYPSNAALQQYYRFLTKCKESSCQKLIITGGNHDYVSTLNAPQSLLDALDISVIGGVPDSIDKEIIEVKNKEGQLAAYVCAVPFLRDRDIRKGIAGESYEDKVKATSLGISNHYQEVANCVEKINTKKLPVIATGHLYMAGSSTSDSERDIQMGNQAAFKWNDFPQNFNYVALGHIHRPQRISKQEQVRYSGSPIPLSFSEKNDLKEVVIVEFKDNKLDSIESVPVPLFRRLIAFTGNLDKVTAQIRQHKSVGEFTDWAEIQIVEENYDPNLIQKYKELLSEDFDLEIIKPSISFKDRITGVSELYEEQVALKDLTNQEVFEKLLDRSNFEDRTELQNSYQQLLQEMNEQEQ; encoded by the coding sequence ATGAGAATATTACATACATCCGATTGGCATATCGGACAGCGTTTGCATGGCAAAGACCGATTCGATGAACATGAAAACTTTTTCAACTGGATTCTTCATATCATTAATGAAAAACAAATTGATTTACTCCTTATTGCGGGAGATATATTTGATGTTGGTTATCCTTCGAATGCTGCATTGCAACAATACTATCGCTTTCTTACAAAATGTAAAGAAAGTTCTTGTCAAAAGCTTATTATAACAGGTGGTAATCATGATTATGTAAGCACTTTAAACGCGCCACAAAGCCTTTTAGATGCATTAGATATTTCTGTTATTGGTGGCGTGCCCGATTCCATTGATAAGGAAATAATAGAAGTAAAAAATAAAGAAGGCCAATTAGCCGCTTATGTCTGTGCTGTGCCTTTCTTAAGAGATCGAGATATTCGCAAAGGTATAGCGGGTGAGAGCTACGAAGACAAAGTAAAGGCAACAAGCTTGGGTATTTCCAATCATTACCAGGAAGTGGCTAATTGTGTTGAAAAAATCAATACAAAAAAATTACCCGTAATTGCAACTGGACATCTTTATATGGCTGGTTCTTCCACCAGCGATAGCGAAAGAGATATTCAAATGGGAAATCAGGCAGCTTTTAAGTGGAATGATTTTCCTCAAAACTTTAACTATGTTGCCTTAGGACATATTCATCGTCCACAACGCATATCTAAACAAGAACAAGTTCGTTATTCCGGATCGCCAATTCCCTTAAGTTTTAGTGAGAAAAATGACCTAAAAGAAGTTGTTATTGTAGAATTCAAGGATAATAAACTCGATTCGATAGAATCAGTTCCGGTACCATTATTTAGAAGACTTATTGCATTTACCGGAAATTTAGATAAAGTTACCGCACAAATACGACAACATAAATCGGTAGGTGAATTTACAGATTGGGCTGAAATTCAAATTGTAGAAGAAAACTACGATCCTAATTTGATACAAAAATACAAAGAGCTTTTGTCTGAAGATTTTGATTTGGAAATTATAAAACCATCCATCAGCTTTAAGGATCGTATTACGGGTGTATCAGAATTGTATGAGGAACAAGTTGCTTTAAAAGACCTAACAAACCAAGAGGTTTTTGAGAAACTTTTAGATCGTTCGAATTTCGAAGACCGAACTGAATTACAAAACAGCTACCAACAGCTATTGCAGGAAATGAATGAACAGGAACAATAA
- a CDS encoding AAA family ATPase, with protein sequence MKITQLRIKNLNSLKEEHTINFNKAPLSETGLFAITGQTGAGKSTLLDAISLALYNQIPRSGKLSTANIEKFGTLITRGTSDCFAEVEYLVSGNSYRSKWSISRNRNHNLRDYEMELSQLNHDGEWDILEQAKRNIPSKNTEITGLNYDQFVKSIVLSQGEFARFLKANANERSELLEKITGTEIYRQIGIAAYTKLREQKAKIEALNNKMQGIELLSPEDKESIIEKSKELKIELEKLEKQIKITKEQIDIRKQESALKLSLEKNRKDEEIIKKEIQDFAPHLQQLEQHNKLIHIKGDLQQNILLANQIEQLKKQTGEWEKQITDKKKELEQISKQVAILIENEKRLNTERKQLLPILNKVSLLDEQLKNLTAQIKEYKNELNGSTLAYKNLETKQNEHTKNLKTCENYKLEIEKFLSKNKALEEVPALLPLVNEQVKQMRNIFSKFDEEVKILQNKELRNQLLKGSNWTEKIEIIHKNIDDFKTQLLPLEEELKKAKFSNRDELKQLTEQAAQKIRSLDQLELLQKSYIKNNKEKLELELKLKANNKSIATGKDFLKEEEPKLKVLQLKEKEINLRIQRLQLESSLEDKREKLIPNEPCPLCGSTHHPFVESYENKSKESKKEQEQLNADIKSITNNIDAKQKELVHLNADNKNIQEQSDKLKITLNDDFQDFEKEKLKLKISLKILDEDSLKKLIEDIKNQDLQIKKLALKFDSKENINKNLQLLKPIIDKATQIAEAQKQSELHLSKLSEFIEGKSNLKSKLESLSTLHIQYQKKKEELSSQDKKIVQLNELIKAGIEKLEANRKEINQQTLKLNKFSESKLDIDKKRKELLGDKLPAEEQIKIDNKLEQASLQSQESKKNELNAKNNIANLKTLLNKEEKNLSELQKKYENEFKTLLALVRERSFDNLELAIKAILPEEIAENIKNKKDTYQNKKTANEQSKKDIEESLVKITEKLSEMPTDELLKNEKLEDARLGEANKNLGAFEQQLKQDKENQKRAGSLLNELELQRKEVKRWDNLNNLIGDATGNKYSKFAQELTLQQMLSLANQHLMKLDKRYLLKYNAQQNEDLFVVDTLQGNEERSVRTLSGGESFIISLALALGLSDLAGQNTQLETLFIDEGFGSLDQVTLELALGTLERLQAESNRTIGIISHVEALKERISTQIELVKDNSGNSHIEIR encoded by the coding sequence ATGAAGATTACCCAACTAAGAATAAAAAACCTTAACTCTTTAAAAGAGGAACATACTATAAATTTTAATAAAGCCCCATTAAGTGAAACAGGTTTATTTGCCATTACTGGCCAAACAGGAGCAGGTAAAAGTACTTTACTCGATGCTATCAGCTTAGCTTTATATAACCAAATTCCGCGCAGTGGAAAACTATCTACTGCTAATATTGAAAAATTTGGGACATTAATCACACGAGGAACATCCGATTGTTTCGCTGAAGTTGAATACCTGGTGAGTGGAAATAGCTACCGTTCGAAATGGAGCATTAGTCGAAACAGAAATCACAATCTTCGTGATTACGAAATGGAACTTTCTCAATTGAATCACGATGGTGAATGGGATATTTTGGAACAAGCAAAAAGAAATATCCCAAGCAAAAATACTGAGATAACTGGTCTAAACTACGATCAATTCGTAAAATCAATTGTTCTATCGCAAGGCGAATTTGCCAGATTTTTAAAGGCAAATGCCAACGAACGCTCCGAGTTACTTGAGAAAATTACGGGAACTGAAATTTACCGCCAAATTGGAATCGCAGCTTATACCAAGCTAAGAGAGCAAAAAGCAAAAATAGAAGCTTTAAATAATAAAATGCAGGGCATAGAACTATTAAGCCCAGAAGATAAAGAAAGTATTATAGAGAAAAGTAAAGAGCTAAAGATCGAACTTGAAAAGTTAGAGAAGCAAATCAAAATCACCAAAGAACAAATTGATATTCGCAAACAAGAATCAGCACTTAAACTTTCTCTTGAAAAAAATAGAAAAGATGAAGAAATAATCAAAAAAGAAATTCAAGATTTCGCTCCCCATTTGCAACAACTCGAACAACATAACAAACTGATTCATATTAAGGGAGATTTGCAACAAAACATACTATTGGCAAATCAAATTGAACAGCTTAAAAAACAAACTGGAGAATGGGAAAAACAAATTACAGATAAAAAGAAAGAGCTTGAGCAAATAAGTAAGCAAGTAGCTATTCTTATTGAGAATGAAAAACGCTTAAACACAGAGCGCAAACAGTTGTTACCTATTCTTAACAAGGTTTCACTCTTAGATGAACAATTAAAAAATCTGACAGCTCAAATCAAAGAATACAAAAATGAATTGAATGGCTCTACCCTTGCCTATAAAAATCTGGAAACAAAACAGAATGAACACACTAAAAATTTAAAAACCTGTGAGAATTACAAATTAGAAATTGAGAAGTTTCTTAGCAAAAATAAAGCCCTTGAAGAGGTTCCTGCTTTATTACCTTTGGTGAATGAGCAAGTAAAGCAAATGAGAAATATCTTTTCAAAGTTCGATGAGGAAGTAAAAATTTTACAAAATAAAGAGCTGAGAAATCAACTACTTAAAGGAAGTAATTGGACTGAAAAAATTGAGATTATTCATAAAAATATCGATGATTTCAAAACTCAGCTACTCCCACTTGAAGAAGAGCTAAAAAAAGCAAAATTTAGTAATCGAGACGAGTTAAAACAACTAACAGAACAAGCAGCTCAAAAAATTAGGAGTCTTGATCAACTTGAACTACTTCAGAAGTCTTACATTAAGAATAATAAAGAAAAACTTGAGTTAGAACTAAAATTAAAAGCTAACAATAAATCAATAGCCACAGGTAAAGATTTTCTGAAAGAAGAAGAACCTAAATTAAAAGTTTTACAACTTAAAGAGAAAGAAATAAATCTGCGAATACAGCGCTTACAGCTAGAATCGTCATTAGAGGATAAACGTGAAAAACTAATTCCTAACGAGCCTTGTCCTTTGTGCGGTTCAACTCATCATCCTTTTGTAGAAAGCTACGAAAATAAGAGTAAGGAAAGCAAAAAAGAGCAAGAACAATTAAATGCTGATATAAAAAGTATAACAAACAATATCGATGCAAAACAAAAAGAATTGGTTCACCTAAATGCCGACAATAAGAATATTCAAGAGCAATCTGACAAATTAAAAATTACTTTGAATGATGATTTTCAAGATTTTGAAAAAGAAAAGTTAAAACTCAAAATCTCTTTGAAAATACTCGATGAAGATAGCTTAAAAAAACTAATTGAAGATATTAAGAATCAGGATCTACAAATAAAAAAATTAGCTTTAAAATTCGATTCTAAGGAGAATATTAATAAAAATTTACAATTACTAAAGCCCATTATTGATAAAGCAACACAAATTGCCGAAGCTCAAAAACAAAGTGAACTCCATCTGTCTAAATTATCAGAGTTTATTGAGGGAAAATCAAATCTAAAATCAAAATTAGAAAGCTTAAGTACCCTTCATATTCAATATCAAAAGAAAAAAGAAGAACTTTCATCTCAAGACAAAAAAATTGTTCAACTAAATGAATTGATAAAAGCAGGAATTGAAAAACTAGAAGCAAACCGCAAAGAGATAAACCAGCAAACACTTAAGCTTAACAAATTTTCTGAATCTAAATTAGATATTGATAAAAAGCGAAAAGAATTATTAGGCGATAAATTACCAGCCGAAGAGCAAATAAAAATCGATAATAAACTAGAGCAAGCAAGTCTGCAATCGCAAGAAAGTAAGAAAAATGAACTAAACGCAAAAAACAACATTGCAAACCTGAAAACACTATTAAATAAGGAAGAAAAAAACCTTAGCGAATTGCAAAAAAAATACGAGAACGAATTTAAAACACTACTAGCTCTTGTTCGAGAACGATCTTTTGATAATTTAGAATTGGCAATTAAAGCTATTTTACCTGAAGAAATAGCCGAGAATATTAAAAATAAAAAAGATACTTATCAGAATAAAAAAACAGCTAATGAGCAAAGCAAAAAAGATATAGAAGAATCTTTAGTGAAAATAACTGAGAAACTTAGCGAGATGCCTACTGATGAGCTCTTAAAAAATGAAAAACTCGAAGATGCGCGATTAGGAGAAGCGAATAAAAATTTAGGTGCCTTTGAACAACAACTAAAACAAGACAAAGAGAATCAAAAACGTGCAGGAAGTCTGCTAAATGAATTGGAATTACAAAGAAAGGAAGTTAAGCGTTGGGACAACCTGAACAATTTAATTGGCGATGCTACAGGAAATAAATACAGTAAATTTGCTCAGGAACTTACCCTCCAACAAATGTTGAGTCTGGCAAATCAGCACCTTATGAAACTAGACAAGCGTTACCTTTTAAAATACAATGCGCAACAAAACGAAGACCTGTTTGTGGTAGATACTTTGCAAGGCAACGAGGAACGATCGGTTCGCACACTTTCGGGTGGTGAGAGCTTTATCATCTCACTTGCTTTGGCATTGGGTTTATCGGATTTAGCCGGCCAAAACACCCAATTGGAAACTCTCTTTATTGATGAAGGTTTTGGAAGCTTAGACCAAGTGACTCTTGAACTAGCTTTAGGAACTTTGGAGCGATTACAAGCCGAAAGTAACCGAACAATTGGCATAATTAGTCACGTTGAAGCTTTAAAGGAACGCATTAGCACACAAATAGAATTGGTAAAAGACAATTCGGGCAATAGCCATATTGAAATAAGATAA